The Anabrus simplex isolate iqAnaSimp1 chromosome 1, ASM4041472v1, whole genome shotgun sequence genome window below encodes:
- the LOC136857293 gene encoding gastrula zinc finger protein XlCGF57.1 isoform X2, giving the protein MSGHSEVPMPSETLTKREALIEDTVVQQQQQMFQEVKIGDLDSYDTGSDDGGLSYDDQEPILCEVVLQEETDDSGSECQATDSTDSKQSTDTDQPSLSQVFLLSGFHEGLFKCPACTLKFNTKDELSDHMRYHQQLAHWCKHCYECFSSGYLLRVHMRQHSNKECVVCDYCKKSFAKKTILLRHLRKHTLEIKCEVCNKGFTCNSALNDHLRTHTGERPFTCKTCGGCFIRKGDLKIHERTHTGEKLFICPECGKTFPTCSKLADHIRTHTGERPFQCPVCFKCFSRKDGLRVHIRLHSGEKPFECETCSKHFGDSQALMKHTRTHTGERPFKCDHCDRWFSKRSNLVSHMKVHTGDRPWVCQYCNKAYITKDNLARHEISHTGNKPFKCPECDKAFGRQYNLVTHLKVHTGLDLIKCRTCDRTFTTASSRNEHEKRHRHGPLYSVENLNKIT; this is encoded by the coding sequence atgaGCGGGCATAGTGAAGTGCCCATGCCTTCTGAAACTCTTACGAAGCGAGAAGCACTCATCGAGGATACAGTTGTTCAACAGCAGCAGCAAATGTTTCAAGAAGTTAAGATAGGAGATCTTGATTCCTATGATACTGGCAGTGATGATGGTGGACTTTCGTATGATGATCAGGAGCCAATTCTATGTGAGGTGGTATTGCAGGAAGAGACAGATGATAGTGGTTCAGAGTGCCAGGCCACAGACAGTACTGATTCCAAGCAATCGACTGATACAGATCAGCCCTCTCTCTCCCAAGTTTTTCTTTTGAGTGGATTTCATGAAGGTCTGTTTAAATGTCCTGCGTGTACACTGAAGTTCAACACTAAAGATGAATTAAGTGACCATATGAGGTATCACCAGCAACTTGCTCATTGGTGTAAACATTGCTACGAATGTTTTAGCAGTGGTTACCTGCTTCGTGTTCATATGAGGCAACATTCAAATAAGGAATGTGTTGTTTGTGATTACTGCAAAAAGTCCTTTGCTAAGAAAACCATCCTTTTAAGACACTTACGTAAACATACTCTGGAAATCAAATGTGAGGTCTGTAATAAAGGATTTACATGTAATTCTGCTCTTAACGATCATTTAAGGACTCATACTGGTGAGCGGCCGTTCACTTGTAAAACGTGTGGCGGCTGTTTTATTAGGAAAGGTGATCTTAAAATTCATGAAAGAACACATACAGGTGAAAAGCTGTTTATTTGTCCTGAGTGCGGGAAAACCTTCCCAACATGCAGCAAGTTAGCAGATCATATTAGGACACATACAGGGGAGCGTCCTTTCCAGTGCCCAGTGTGTTTCAAGTGCTTCTCTAGAAAAGACGGACTACGAGTCCACATTAGATTGCATTCAGGCGAAAAACCGTTTGAATGTGAGACATGTAGTAAACATTTTGGTGACTCTCAGGCTCTCATGAAACATACTAGgacacatactggagagcgtcctTTCAAGTGTGACCACTGTGACCGATGGTTTTCGAAGCGAAGTAACTTGGTTTCTCACATGAAAGTACACACAGGAGATCGTCCGTGGGTGTGTCAGTATTGCAATAAGGCATACATTACTAAAGATAATCTTGCTAGGCATGAGATCAGTCATACTGGAAACAAGCCGTTCAAATGTCCTGAGTGTGATAAAGCTTTTGGTCGGCAGTATAATTTAGTTACTCATTTAAAAGTTCACACTGGCCTTGATCTAATAAAATGCAGGACTTGTGATCG